In Corylus avellana chromosome ca8, CavTom2PMs-1.0, the genomic stretch GAAAACCTAGAAACTAAAGATGCCAAAGAGGAAAGAATAGGTCAAGTACCTTCGAGAACTCTAAGAAGAGGGCCTAGGGTTTCTGATTGTCCGAAAATCTGAGATCGAAATTTGAATGACAGATACGGTTGAAGTACGGGGCTTTATATAGGCCGTGAGGGGGACGTGGAATTCAAGTCTTCAACGGGATTTAGGAGAGGGATTGGAATCTTTGAAAACGTTTAGATCCGTGTGATGCTTTTTGAATGGTTGGGGCACTGTGAGATTTATCTGCTATTGGTGGGATTATGTGAGGCACGGATCGCCAGCGTAGCCGAGTTGTGTTTCTTTTGTGAGAGGAATGTTGAGTGAGTCGTGCTTCGAGTAACTCACCcgagtcaaaaaaaaatttgaccgTGCCGGATGAAACCACGTGCTCTATAGCCTGTACGTGTAGTttaagttggtttttttttagttggttatcaaaagtaaatcaaaaaaacaaactaataCGATGTTTGCatctcatcttcttcttgtgcgaacatatcaaaaaaaaaaaaaaaaaaagtacgatAGTGTCCATCCGACCGTTTATATCATGATATCAGACGCCgggatttttcattaatatggacaaattttttttttttaataatggaaTTCTCCTTGCTTCGGGACTGGTTCAAGATTATTCTCAGCAAACCTCAATTAGCAGCTGCCGTGTATGAGATGGTTGGCAAGATCCAACAGGAAGCTTAGAGCTTGATTAGTATTTcgttaagaaattaaaaaagtgttttagtatataaaaaagCTATTTCAAGTAAAAATTTGTCTGTttgattaaaaagaaagaacacttaaaataaactttttttttttctctctaaaaaagCTCAAAACAAAAGTAggtatttaaaaataataatgtctcttgttattttcattgacaaaagttatattttttaatacaatctTAAACATACCCTCAATAGAGAGTCTTTTATATCACGACGTAATTAGAGCATTTTCAacaagagtttttattttattacttaaaatacaatttttttcattttagctattgatttttcactacacactctaacaaaaacatctattttaactatctactctaattaaatattatttttcaatattattttattagtttttttttatcatttttcttgttttcccccataaaaagaaataaagagagaaggagagataaaatattaaaaaaaaaatagaaagaaagagaaattataataaatattactTACAATTTGCTACAGTAACttgtaaatatgaaagttcattgtAGCAGTAGTAAGAAAATCTTCTATTTTATAGTATCTGTTGAAGcaagaaaagttaacaaaataactaaatttaactaaaaaaactaGTTTATAAACACTGTTGAAGATGCTCTAAATTCactttttacaattttcaatagaaatttgacacatcaagtaaaataataaaatacaataaaaataaaaataccatgtctttaattcaaatcaatcatatagggcttgtttgggtttgtgatttttttatattctacTGAACTGAATTCATAATTATGAATATCGAGGAGAAAAAAATCGTTGAGATTATGTTTTGGttgtttgaataatataaatttttgaataaagttAAAACATTTTAAATTGAGTTGAATATCAGTGgtgtcaaatcaactaaaaaaaaaaaaaaaaaagagctgaGAAAAATTGGGAGGAATTGTCTtcccaaacatttttttattcgTTCTAATTCAACACTCACCACTTAACATCCTACCATTTATGAACCCTCAATACCGGAGTCTCTGCTCTAATATCCTATTCCATCGTCTAACTTATACGGGTGATATAATTTGGTGTATGAAAATTAGCTTTTTAATTATCATTTGGTGCAAAGAAGTTGATTTTTTAGTTGAGAAAAATGATGTTGTGGTATAAGTCATGAGTTTAACTTATATCCAGATGTGCCTTAAAACCCCATATTTACAGCCTCCAATTAACAACTGACACATAAGCTAAAGTacaaaaagtgcacaaaaataacataCAACAAAATACACTGGATGATGCCATTTATGAGCTTAAGAGAGAATGAAAAGAGACTCGTGGGTCTGCTGAAACGGCGGTGGCCAGACCCAGCCACCTAGCCGTGGGTCACCCTCTTCGGCCTTTAGGGTGATAGAATCCTAAAAGGTTAACCTTTCACATatatgttttagttttgaattcaaaagcGAGTTTTGAGGAATTCATAATCGGGGCACGGCTGGCCAGATCTAGCCGTGGGTTTGGTGTGACCCATGGCTGGGTGACGGCTTAGCGTGGCTGGCGAGCCACGCTCGCCGGCTATCCGAACTCATCCCTTGTGCTATTCTCATTCtgatttggtgtttttgtttccactttaatttttgtatttttttttttaaaaaaattgatgatataTTATATGGTGATTGAATGTTGTAAAATGGCTTATTTACACCGACCGGATAGTGTCATAGTATGGGCCTCATAAGTTATAAAGttacttcaaaaagaaaaaagaaaaaaccgaaAACAGAACCCGCTACATCCGTTTCTCTGGCCCAACCCTATGTACCCAATGGCTTCCAGTGgacaaaaggaaaaatcaatGCACCATTGACATTTCCCCTTCGGGTACTGAAGGACCGAATCTGACACTGCGATGGACGCTGGAAATAAGAAGGGCTACGCGTGGGCAGTCTCAGCCGGACTTAACGCAGCTCTTGCTGCCATTTCCGCAAAGCTATTCACCTCTCAAGTACACTCACCTTTCTCACATTCCAACCTAGAACTGTTacttcacatttttatttttatttgaaagtaATTAGTTCACATGTTGGGATACTTATGCCGCCGATCGATTCCTTTCATTCAACTGTTTGTACGTCAGAGTACCTTTTGCATTTGATGTCTCTTCTTTTGCTAATCGTGCCAAAGTTTTTGTTCGAACGCGATGAATTTCACTTAGTTTGTATACGTATGGATAGAGAAAGGGTTTGGATACGCAACCCTGGTTGGTTAATCTATTAGGCAAATCTACAAACACAACGTGAGCAGCAACCGCAAATATGGGTAGTATAAGCATGGTTAGCACAATCACTTTACAGCTCCCCAAAGCCGCATGTGTGTTATAGAAAGCCAATTTCATTCTCCATCAATTAGGAGATACCTCTCAAAACTACTCACTATTGTAAAcacacatgaatttttattccTTTCCTTGTGGGAGACTCTAACCAATATACAGGATTAGGATCTGGGTCCTCTAGATTTCTTAAGGTAACACTACATTAGATTTATTAAGATTCTAagcattatttttaattaaatagtttatattttatcatCTTTAAAGGatccttattttttattcttaattaattgtattcTATTGAGTTGTACATTGAGCTGACGAAATTTGAAGAATTTATTTGAGAATAATTGTTAGGATTTTAAGAAATTGACCGTGGGGTTATCCTGGAAAATTTAGAGGATCATGATCCTAATATTCACACAAGAACAATTGTTTTCAATTCACTAAGTCTCACATATTAGTGTGAACTGTGCGTGCCTGCAAGTGTGCACATAAACATTTCACCTTTTCTTCCTTTGATATTTGCCAACATTGATACATGATATCACATAACAATAATCTCCGCTTgttctctttgttttctgttttattcTTCTCCCATTTGGCATGTGTTGATTTCTGACCACTCTTATATCCAAACAGTTTGTTAGATATGGCCTGGTGATATTATTCAATGTGACAATGTGGGGATGTTATGTAAACAGCCTTAAAGCTCTCTCATCTCTACAGGCTACCGTAACAAACTTCGCTACCAACTTCCTCTCATCTGGTCTAGCTGGATACTTCTTGTTTGAAGAAGCATTGTCATTTAAGGTAAATCTGTAAATAACTACCTAATCTAATATGCAAATCTTAATATAGACTATGACCTGCtttgattaaaaacaaaaaagttctTTAGTTCCATGAGTTTAAACAATATCTCGCACCTATGGAATCTTTTCATTTAAGTTGATGCAGATGCAGTGCTAGTTTCTCTGAGTAAAAAGAGTCCTGGTTCTAGGAAAGTGGGTGCCTGAACTATCTATTTTTTGAAAACTAGCGAGTGAGTTGTCTAAATATTGCAAATGATGCATGGGCACGATAGCTTgatgatatttattttattgtctttGTAATTTTTGCCATTGTGGATTAAATTATGGAAGAAAATTGGAGAGAATAAATGGTGATAACTACAAAAAagtgaacaaaaagaaaaatgccccTAAACAGGGGAAAGGCCAGAatgcatttgatttttctttgtaGTTGCTGCAAATCTATCAAATTCCTATATGACAAAGGGAGACATCCATTATTGTGGATGTCAGATAATATGTTTTTGCACTATTTTACTGCTAAGAACCTGGTGTTTTGTCCATTTGGGGATATCTTGTATTTTGCCCAGAATGGTGCTTAGGATGTTGGCTGCTAGAGAGGAAGTATGGAGGCCGTAGGTCTGGTTTAGAGACATGCACTTTTGTGTGTCATGTGGAGCCTTTGATGTGAGAGGAATTGTCATGCAGTTGAGCGTGTGAACTTCCAATACATGGGCTCACACCAGCTGGCTCTCTTTCTTGTCTCCTAAACCTTTTATTTCCTACTCTTTTCTGGAATCTTTTGATAGTTTACACTTTCAGAAACTGACTTTTGTAGCTTTCCATATAACATTCTTTTGATAAGTTCCTTACTTCATAATTGGATTCCAGTCTTGACATatattaatttcatatatttgCTTGggtataataatattaattagtgATTGATTTTATTCTTCTAACAGggagagggttttttttttttttttttgaaaattaatttcagTGGCCTTTTGGCACTTGTTCATATTCTGATGAGAAGGTTTGTTTGACAGTGGCTTGCAGGTGCCCTGCTCATTGTAATTGGCGTTCTCGTTCTTAGTAAGTCAAGTATTGAGAAGGAACGCATAGAGTAATAAAGCATCTGTATTCCACTTTGCTCATATAGTCAACAGTATATCTGGTGTAACAAAGCCTTTTTGGTGGAATTTGTAGCAAAGAACGATGATTTATGTTTGGGAAAACAGGCATCTATGTCCTAACTACAAAAAGAAAGGGCCTCATTTTGGTGTAATTCTATGGTTATTTACATTCTGCTATTTCATCCCTTGGCACGGTTGAAGGACCCAAAACtgataatattttttgaaacaatttaatttttttttttttttttaataagtgagattgcacataataaaagaaaaagagaatataagtgaaattatttttttgactttttattttagacacgtcaaaaattattgacgtggcaaacatgagttactgtttgccacgtcaataatgtCACTGTTTTTTGCAATGAGGGGTTAGGAACTTAGAACACCCCAACAAAGACTCCACTTCAATCATCATAGATAAATATAAAGCTTATATAGTATGGAAATAGGTCAAATAAATGGCTCATCTCATCCCTTATAACTTTTTCCCGCATTtgatcaggaaaaaaaaataaaaagaaatggcTCCTCTCATCAGTTAACACATGGTCCAAGAAAGGAGTTGCCAAAAACGACGGTTTTTAAGGCAGTCCAGTGAATGAGTTGTCAAGAGAAATGTCAATTGCAATAACGAAAGTTCTCGACTTGACTGTAGCTAGCCTTAAGAAGTTTTAGCTTGTGCCTCAGATAGAGTTGCGTTACTTTAACAAGAATTTGatgtttgaattttaaaaaataaattaaaaaaaaaaaaaggcatttcaGATAAATTTAGATTGGGATTTTATCTAACATGACCCAACCTAATATTTAAAAGCACAAAGTTTTTGAATGGGTGGAGATTTTTTTCAATCTAGTTTAATGTGACCTGTATTTGGAGTATTTAATTTTCATACACATGCttaattaaaaatgcatgtaaaaatcaTATACTCTACCAGAGATATCAGTATAATATAATTTCTCTAACTcagtttgaataaaaaatttgtcatAATTAAAAAGTTCAAACTATGATGAGCCCAAATACGCAATTGAGTTTAGGTTATTACTCAGGTCAAACCTTCTAATTTTGAGCACATTCAATATTTACATGTATAGCTTCACGAGAAGTGCTAgaaagtcaaacaaatgaactcagaaaatcTTTTAAACTAACGtagcaagagtttttaaataaaaaaaatacaattttctcttccttctctgCGACTCACACTTCTGTAGCTCCACTAACCGATTTTAACAACCGATAATTAAAGCCAAAAGCCTTTTTACGGTCAGGTTGCACGGTTGCTTGTAAAGATTTTTCTTGGAAAGATTAGTTCATTGAATTTAACTTTAGCATGACAATTTTGACCTCGTTATTAAACTCATTAACATAAGGCGTAtattgaagtgaaaaattcaTACAGAATTGGTAATGATATGGCATTTacaatgtatttttttttttttgagtaatttaatacaataattaaatactaaaaaaaaaagaatttagattttttttcatagaaTTATTCTGGAAATTTTGGAGGAATCGATCCCATCTTTTGCGGAGCCATGTCATGAAGATGAACAAGCAGTCAAAATTTGGTCATGCTTACTGCACAAAGAAGAGAGGAAGCTCAGGGCAGCACAACGCATAGGGCACCTCAGATAGATTTTTGTATCTTTATGCTCGAAAATGACAgtatataaaaaacaaattaaaaaaagaaaaaagaaaaggaacagTAGAAGCAACAATGTAGACAAGGACAGGTAAAAACCCCCCACAGAGTGGAAAAGAGAATTCTTTAAGCCTCTCTGTCCCAACGGTGTCTTCCACAAATTTTTGATCTTTCGATTTGGGTCTTCGACTAGTCTGCGTTCCTGCCGGTAAGCTTCGATTCCTCTTCTCAGCTCTTTCTTATGCTTTAATTTCCTGTCTTTGATCATCAGTATTAGTATTAGTACTACTTCTCAGTACCAAACACAATCGTGTACCAAAATTTGTGTCTGTTGGTGCTTCAACTGGGTCTCTGTGCATTTCTGGAGCAGTAGAAACTGATTTTTGTGACCTGTGCGTGTGGTGATTGATGttggttctttttttctttttctttttctttttcttttttttttttcgattggGTTTTATGTGTTTTCAAATAGTTCGTACTTTAAGATTGTTTTGGAAATGGATTTTGAGTTTCTGTCTTTTGGGTTTCAGCTCAGGATTGGATTTTCAAGAACCCTTTTGTAAGTTTGGCTGCAGTTACTTTTCGAGGAAGTTATGAAAGAAATGAATGCTTGCTTCGTGCTTAGAAATGTCATTTGGGTGCAATTTTGTAGTTTGCTTAAGTAATTATAGCTCCTTTTCTTCGCGGATAAGAGATGTATGCTTTTGAAATACCTGCCCATATATTATGTTGCATAAAGCCCATCATTTTCAGACCATTAATAGACTTGCTAAATTGGGTTTAGTTTCTTAGGGATGCGGTTGATGCTTGAAGCAAATATCATGTTATGAAACTCTTGGATGTTTAGCAATGAAAGAAATAAGTAGAGAAAGAATTCAATAACATTAATGGGTTTAAACTCATATTTGCTAAATTACGTCAAACAAATATGTGCTCCTATAATTGTGTTTAAACACTGTTATGGTTTTCAGACAGCTCATCTTGGGCCTTTTGTTATTGCTCACAATTCACTACTTTGCCAAGGTAATCGAGAAGATAAAAGTAGGACTTACTACTGTGAAAGGGAGCTTGAGGATTGAACTAGGATTGACTGATGACATTAAATAAGTAATGCATTGATCTGGCAATACTGTTGGACAATTAAGCATATTTAGCTATGTGATGATTCTTTTGATTGTTTCATTGGTTGCTCCTACTGCCATCATCTTTTGGTTACTAAAAAGGAAGCGTTTTACATGATGGGATGAATCTGATAGGGTTTTGAAGAAGTCATAAATTATGCACAAGCATAAAACGCCAATAGCCAAGAAGTAAAGAGCAAAATTACCGAGTTAGCAATCCATGATTCTTTCATCAGAGTCAAAACAAGTTACATATTGCAATGAAGCATAGTCAAATTTAGGGTTCTTAAGTGAGAGGATGTTTGTTactatttgaaaaaacattatACCAAGTGTACTAGCTCTTTTGCTCATATTGGCCCATTACTTGGTCATTACCTTTGTGATATACTAGTAATGTTTCACATTGTTTCTACACCATGTCATGCTATATTTCTGCATGGCTCAGTGTTTATACTTGGAAAATTCACACACCTGTTACCAATGGTGAAGTGACATGTTCAAGATgtgcatgtttttgttttatctgcTCAATGCTAAGAATTTTCATGGGCTTCTGCTCGAGGTCGTCATCCAGTCTTATATCTTGTTTCTGTATGCACTTTAGGGCTCTCGGAACTAATTTCTACTTTAGCTCTACATCTGGGCTTGCATCTATGGTTTTGGCTAAAAGCCATTTTAGCGGcattttcatttgatatgagcTTCCTTAGACTCTTTTTTCTAGGTCTTTCTGACGAATGAAACTTGTGCACCAGGTTTCATCATATGCAGCCTTGAGTATCAGTTGCATATATGTGACCATCTTGGCTTGTCTATATTCATTATTGGCTCTTTTGCATCATGTGGGACATGGTTTAATGGAAGCATGTTGATCTTAAACTTTTGATTTATGTGCAATTTGTTTCTTATACAGATATTTTACACCAATATGGGTTTCTATTCCGTATGCCCATCTTCCTATATATATGAACAGTTTTGTCTCTTAGCTTTGACATACAGGATCTGTAGCCTGAATAAGTTGTGGTGCTTGATTGACCGAGAATTGCACTTAAATTCAAGGTTTGAAATTGTTATCTGCTATTACAGCCATTTGTGGATCTCAGATGGATGATGGAGCGCACCGTGAAAATGGAAGACACAAAGCAGCTCAGAGTCAGGTACTAGAAGCAATTTTCTAGGGATAATGCGTATGTAAAACAATGTGTATAAAGCATAGATGAACACATTTTTGTTTGTGAATGCCTGATGTGATGTGTTGTTGTTGCAGTGGATGATGCAACATCAGCCAACGACAATGAAACAGATAATGTCCATTATGGCGGAAAGGGATGCAGCTattcaagaaagaaatttggCCCTTTCTGAAAAAAAGACGGCTATTACAGAGAGGGACATGGCATTTCTGCAAAGAGATACAGCAATTGCAGAACGAAATAATGCTCTATTGGAACGAGACAATGCCATTGCCACTCTTCAATACCGGGAAAACTCCTTGAACAATGGCAATATGTCGCCATGCCCACCAGGATGCCAAATCTCGCGTGGGGTGAAGCACATGCACCACCCTCAGCAGCACATACATCATTTACCCCACAAGGGCGAGGCTTCTTACAATGCAAGGGAAATGCACACAAGTGATGTCCTTGGAATATCACAAGTTGCTTCTGAGGCTGCAAAGTCACGACGGGCTAAACGAACAAAGGAGACCAAGGGAGCGTCATCTGATAAGAAGGCTTCTAAACCTCCAAGGAAGTTTAAAAGGGAGAATGATGACTTGAATAAGATGATGTTTGGCAAGACACATGAGTGGAAGGGTGGGCAAGATATGGGTGGTGGAGGTGATGATCTGAACAGACAGACAGGCATTTCAAAATCTGATTGGAAGGGGCAGGACCTGGGGTTAAATCAGGTTGCATTTGATGA encodes the following:
- the LOC132190107 gene encoding uncharacterized protein LOC132190107, with amino-acid sequence MDAGNKKGYAWAVSAGLNAALAAISAKLFTSQFVRYGLVILFNVTMWGCYVNSLKALSSLQATVTNFATNFLSSGLAGYFLFEEALSFKWLAGALLIVIGVLVLSKSSIEKERIE
- the LOC132189964 gene encoding protein BASIC PENTACYSTEINE6, with protein sequence MDDGAHRENGRHKAAQSQWMMQHQPTTMKQIMSIMAERDAAIQERNLALSEKKTAITERDMAFLQRDTAIAERNNALLERDNAIATLQYRENSLNNGNMSPCPPGCQISRGVKHMHHPQQHIHHLPHKGEASYNAREMHTSDVLGISQVASEAAKSRRAKRTKETKGASSDKKASKPPRKFKRENDDLNKMMFGKTHEWKGGQDMGGGGDDLNRQTGISKSDWKGQDLGLNQVAFDESTMPAPVCSCTGMLRQCYKWGNGGWQSSCCTTTMSMYPLPAVPNKRHARVGGRKMSGSAFSKLLSRLAAEGHDLSNPVDLKDHWAKHGTNRYITIK